In the genome of Sphingomonas sp. LR60, the window GCGTCGACAAACCCCATCGAACAACACGGACCCGACCCGTCATGCGTTTCTCTCCGCCCTCCCCCGCCCCGCACTGCCGGGGCCTTCGCTGATGGCACGGCGCGGTCATCGCCCGAGCCAGCCGCAGGGCAATCGTCCCCGGCTATGGGGTCGCCACGCGGTCACCGCCGCGCTCGCCAACCCGGAGCGCGTGGTGCGCAAGATCTGGGGCACGCGCGAGGCGCTGGCCTCGCTGAACCTGCCGCCGGTGTTGCCGGTGGTGTTCGCCGACGTCGCCGATCTCGGGCGGCTGGTCCCCGGCGACGCCCCGCACCAGGGAATGGTCGCGGAGGTCGATCCGCTCGAGGACGTGTGGCTGGGCGATCTGCTCGAACAGGGCACCACCGACGATCCCGAGCGTCCGCGCCCGTTGGTGGTGCTCGATCAGGTGACCGACCCCCACAACGTCGGCGCGATCCTGCGCTCGGCCGCGGCGTTCGACGCGCTCGGCATCGTCACCCAGGATCGCCACGCGCCGCCTGAATCGGGCGCGCTGGCGCGCGCGGCGAGCGGGGCGCTGGAGACGGTGCCCTGGGTGCGCGTCGTCAATCTGGCGCGCGCGCTGGAGGAGATGGCCGAGGCGGGGTGCTGGCGGATCGGGCTGACCGGCCATGCGACGCAGACGCTCCAGCAATCGGTCGCCGACATCGGCGCCAGCCGCCGGATCGCGATCGTGCTCGGCGCCGAGGGCGAAGGGATGCGCCAGAACACCGAGACGCATTGCGACGAATTGGCAAAGCTGCCGATCTCGGGCAAGGTCGAGAGCCTCAACGTCTCGAACGCCGCCGCGATCGCGCTCTATGCGGTAACGGCGCGATAACGTCCGCGCCCATCCGCTACCCTGCCGTCATCCCCGCGCAGGCGGGGATCCAGACCCCTGAGGCCTGCGCCTCTATCGAAAGACCTGCGCGTCTGGATCCCGCCTTCGCGGGGATGACGGTGGTGCGATCAATCCTCCGCGGCGATCCGCACCCGCAGGCCGTCCAGCGCCGGGCCGAATTCGATCTGGCACGACAGCCGCGATGTCGCGTCGCGGTCCAGCGAGGCGTCGAGCAGGTCGTTCTCGTCCTCGCTCATCGGCGGCAGCTTGTCGGCGAAGGCCGGGTCGACGTGGATGTGGCAGGTCGCGCAGCTGCAACAGCCGCCGCACAGCGCCAGGACCTCGTCGATCCCGCCGTCGCGGATCACCTCCATGACCGAAAAACCCGCCTGTCCTTCGAGTTCGCGTTCTTCCCCGTTGCGGGTCTCGACGATAAGCTTGGCCATATGAACTCCACCGATATCCGCCCCGCCCATGGCGGCAAGCCGAAGCCCGCGCAATGGGGCTGAGCGCCGCCGACCTGAACGCCGGGCTCGACGCGCTGGCCGCCCGCGAGCCCGCCTTCGCCGCCGCGCTGGAGCGGGTCGGCTATCCCGCCCCGCGCATCCGCGCGCGCGGCTATGCCACGTTGCTGCGCACGATCGTCGGCCAGCAGGTGAGCGTGAAGGCCGCCGATGCGGTGTGGCGCAAGCTGGAGGTGCTCGGCGATCCGACCGATCCGGCGATCGTCGCCGCGCTCGACGACGATTCGCTGCGCGCGTGCGGCTTCTCGCGCCAGAAGACCGGCTATGCGCGCAGTCTGGCCGACGAGGTGCTGAGCGGGCGGCTCGATCTCGACGATCTGCCCGCGGATGACGAGGAAGCGATCGCGCAGCTCGTGCGCGTGAAGGGGATCGGGCGCTGGTCGGCGGAGGTCTATCTGCTGTTCGCCGAGGGTCGCCCCGATATCTGGCCGGCGGGCGATCTGGCGGTGCAGATCGAGACCGGACGCATCCTCGGCCACCCGGAACGCCCCAGCGAGAAGCTGACGCGCGACCTCGCCGAGCCATGGCGGCCGTATCGCGGCGCAGCGGCGATCTTCACCTGGCACCATTATGGCGCCGGCGCGGACGCCGCCCCGGTGTGATCCGGCCGCCGTTTACGCACCTTTAAGGTCGCGCGCCGCATAAACGCGCGACGCGACGCGAGGAAGCGGAACAAGGGGCGATGAGAACACCGTTCGACCGCGCACGCGGCGCGATCAACTTCCTGGAACTGCATCAGCTCGATCCGTCGCCATCGCACTACGAGCTGGCGCTCGCGGTGATCAGCGCGCCGGGATCGAAGCTGTCGGAGGCTGTCGCCGAATACACCGATGGCGGGCTGCGCCTCTCCGCCGCCACCGTCCAGTCGCTCGTCGAGGACTTTCTCTCCCCGCCGCGCGAGCAGACGCTCGACCGGCGCGAGCGCACCGTGATGCGGCAGGCGCAGGAACTCGGCACGCTGACCAGCGACGCGCACCACCTGACCGAGGCGCTCGGCCGCGACGTCGGCGCCTTCGTCGACGCGGCGAACAGCGATCCCGTCACCACCCTGCCCGCCGCCGCGACCGACTTTGTCGATCGCCTGTCCGATGCCGAGCGCGAATTGGCCGCGCTTCGCTCCGAGGTGGTCCGGCTGCGGGACAACATCGTGCCCGGCCTGCCGCCCGCGGACGCCGACCGCGACGACCTGACGCAGGCGCTCAACCGCAGCGGCGCGCGCGAGGTGATGGCGCGTGCCGACGCGGGCGGCGAGGCGCATGTCGTGGTGGCGTTCAGCGTCGACGCACTGGACACGATCAACGATCGCTACGGTCGCGCGGTCGGCGACAACGTCCTCAACGCCTTCTCCGCGACGCTGCACCAGACATTTCCCGATGAGGAACTGATCCGCTGGAGCGGCAATGAATTCGTCTTCATCACCCGGGGCTTGCCGGTCAGCGGCGCGCGATTGTTGACCGAGCGGGCCTTGTCGGCGTTCGCGGCACGCCGCCTGCGGCTGCGCGGCACCGGCGAACCGATCGGCAGCGTCACCGCCTCGGCCGGCATCGCGACCGGCGCCGCGGGCGGACAGGAAAGCTCCCTGATCGCCGCCCGCGCCAACGCCGCACTCGCCGCCAGCCACGGCGGAAACCAGATCGAGGGGTGATCGGATCAAGCCCCTCCCCTTCAGGAGAGGGGTGTGATATTCCTTACTTCGCCGGCCGCCACGTCTGCGTCTGGCAGAAGAAGGCGATGCAGCCCTTTACCGCCAGCGTGCCGTCGGCGTTCTTCGCGACGATCGACTTATAGGTCTTGCCGTTGCGCGGATCGTAGATCTTGCCACGCCAGTCCTTGCCCGCATCCTTGAACTCCGACAGGATCGGCATTCCCAGAACGGGACGGGTCCGCAGGCTCGCATCGCTGTTGTTGACGTCGGTGTCCGGGGCACCAGGGCGCTTCTTGAGGATCGTCGTCAGCTTGCCGCAGGTCACGCTGCCGCACGGGCCGACCGTGATGACGCCCGCGCCATCCTCGGTGACGTAGCGTCCGGCGATCGGGGTGGCAGCGAAGGCGGTCGCGGGGACGGCGGCGGCGAGCAGCGCGAGCGCGGCGGGGAGCATGATACGCATGTCGGAAACTATCGGAGATCAGTGATGAACACGCAATGGACCATCGGGATCATCGGCGGCTCCGGCCTGTACGCGATCGACGGGCTGGAAGAGGCCGAATGGCGCACGGTCGAGACGCCATGGGGCACCCCCAGCGACCAGATCCTGTTCGGGCGGATCGGAGATGTCGCGATCCGTTTTTTGCCCCGTCACGGCCGCGGGCACGTCCATCTGCCCGGTGACATTCCGGCGCGCGCCAATATCGACGCGCTCAAGCGCGCGGGCTGCACCGACCTGCTCGCGATCTCCTCGGTCGGCTCGCTGCGCGAGGAATTGCCGCCCGGCACGTTCTCGATCGTCGACCAGTTCGTCGACCGCACCGTGCAGCGCCCGGCATCGTTCTTCGGCGGCGGGCTGGTCGCGCATGTCTCGCTCGCCGATCCGACCTGCGAGCGGTTGAGCGCGTTCGCCGCGGCGGCGATCACCGCGGCGGGCGGCCGGGTCGCCGAGCGCTCGACCTATCTGGCGATGGAAGGTCCGCAATTCTCGACCCGCGCCGAAAGCCGCCTTTACCGCGACTGGGGCTGCGACGTGATCGGCATGACCGCCATGCCCGAGGCGCGGCTCGCACGCGAGGCGGAGCTGCCGTACGCGCTGGTCGGGATGGTCACTGATTACGATTGCTGGCGCGACGATCGCGCCGCGGTGGACGTGGCCGAGATCGTCGCGCAGATGGCCGCCAATGGCCGGATCGCACGCGCGGCGGTGGCGCATCTGCTCCGGCACCTACCGCCCGAGCGCACGCCCTCACCGATCGACACCGCACTGGACGGCCCGATCATGACCGCACCGGCGCATCGGGATGCGGGGATGATTGCGCGGAATGAGGCGATCTTGGCGCGGGTGCTGGGGCTGAATCTGACGGCGGGGTGATCGTCATTGCGAGCGAAGCGAAGCAATCCAAGGTCGGACCAGGACGCCCTGGATTGCTTCGCTTCGCTCGCAATGACGGAGATTAGGGTCGCCACTTCCCGTCATCCCGGACTTGATCCGGGATCCCGCTTCTTCTTCAATCGCCGGCAAGAAGCGGGGCCCCGGATCAAGTCCGGGGCGACAGAGTGAGTGGGTCGAGAAAAGCAGATCCACCCCAGACGGTTGAAACCGTCGCCCTTCTCCCGCATTCCTCCCCGCACATGACCCTCACCACCCGTTCGCTCGGCGACAGTTTCGCCTCCGTGCCCGTGCCCAAGGGCGCGGGCTTCTGGCGCAAGTTGCTGGCGTTCGTCGGTCCCGGCTGGCTGGTCGCGGTCGGTTACATGGACCCCGGCAATTGGGCGACCGACATCGCCGGCGGCTCGGCGTTCGGCTATACGTTGCTCAGCGTCGTCTTGCTGTCGAACCTGATGGCGATCGTGCTGCAATCCCTGTCGGCGCGGCTCGGGGTCGGTGCCGGGCTCGATCTGGCGCAGGCATGCCGGCAGCATTCGACGCGCCCGGTGGCGTGGCTGCTCTGGGCGCTCGCCGAGATCGCGATCGTCGCCTGCGATCTGGCCGAGGTGCTGGGCACCGCGATCGCGCTGAAATTGCTGTTCGGAATGCCGCTGCTCTACGGCGTGCTGGTCACCGTGCTCGACGTGTTCCTGATCCTCGCGCTCCAGCGCTACGGCTTCCGGCGACTGGAGGCGTTCATCGCCGCGTTGCTGATCATCATTGCCGCGTGCTTTGCATTCGAGTTGTTCTGGGCGCGCCCGGACTGGAGCGCGGCGGCGATCGGGCTGGTGCCTTCGGCCGAGATCGTCCGCAACCCGGCGATGCTCTACATCGCGATCGGCATCCTCGGCGCGACGGTGATGCCGCACAACCTCTACCTCCATTCGTCGATCGTCCAGACCCGCGCCTATGGCAGCGACGAAGGCGACCGGCACGAGGCGCTGAAGATGGCGACGATCGATTCGACCGTCGCGCTGGGGCTCGCCTTCTTCATCAACGCGGCGATCCTGATGCTGGCGGCGGCGGCGTTCCACAGCGCGGGGCGGTTCGAGGTCGCCGAGATCGAGGACGCGCACCGGCTGCTCGCGCCGATGCTCGGGGTCGGCGCGGCGAGCGTGCTGTTCGCGGTCGCGCTGCTCGCCAGCGGGCAGAACTCGACCGTCACCGGCACGCTCGCCGGGCAGATCGTGATGGAGGGCTTCCTCGACATCCGGCTGGCGCCATGGCTGCGGCGGCTGATCACGCGCGCGATCGCGATCGTGCCGGCGGTGGTGGTGGTCGCCTCGGCCGGCGACCGCGGCGCGACCGACCTGCTGGTGCTCAGCCAGGTGGTGCTGAGCCTACAACTGCCGTTCGCGGTGATCCCGCTGGTGCTCTACACCTCCAACCGCCGGTTGATGGGCAGCTTCGCCGCGCCGCGCTGGCTGGCGGCGCTGGCTTGGGCGATCGCGGCGGTGATCGTGGTGCTCAACGGTTACCTGCTGTGGGGAATGGCGGTGGGGTGAGCCCCTCCCCTAGCCACGGCGCGCGCGCTGGCCTATCTGGCGCGCTTTCCTCATCACACAGGTTTTCCCCAATGGGTTTCCGCTGCGGCATCGTGGGCCTGCCCAACGTCGGCAAGTCCACCCTCTTCAACGCGCTGACCGAAACGGCCGCGGCGCAGGCGGCGAACTATCCGTTCTGCACGATCGAGCCGAACGTCGGCAACGTCGGCGTCCCCGATCCGCGCCTGTCGAAGCTGGCGGCGATCGCCGGCTCGGCCAAGATCATCGAGACGCAGCTCGGCTTCGTCGACATCGCCGGGCTGGTGCGCGGCGCCAGCAAGGGCGAGGGGCTGGGCAACCAGTTCCTCGGCAACATCCGCGAGGTCGATGCGATCGTCCACGTGCTGCGCTGTTTCGAGAATGACGACATCCAGCACGTCGACAATCGCGTCGATCCGATCGCCGATGCCGAGACGGTCGAGACCGAGCTGATGCTTTCCGATCTCGAAAGCCTAGAAAAGCGCGTCCCCAATCTCGCCAAGAAGGGGCAGCAGGGCGACAAGGAAGCCAAGCTCGGCGCGCTGGTGCTGGGCCGCGCGCTCGACCTGCTGCGCGACGGCAAGCCCGCGCGGCTGACCGAGGCCAACGACCCCGACGAGCAGCGCGTGCTGGATCAGGCGCAATTGCTCACCGCCAAGCCGGTCCTCTACGTCTGCAACGTCAACGAGGAGGACGCCGCGAACGGCAATGCGCTGTCGCAGAAGGTGTTCGACAAGGCCGCTGCCGAGGGCGCACAGGCCGTGGTCGTCTCCGCGGCGATCGAGGCGGAGATCGCGACGATGCCGCACGAGGATCGCGGCGAATTCCTCGCCGAACTGGGGCTGGAGGAAACCGGCCTCACGCGCGTGATCCGCGCCGGCTACGAACTGCTCCACCTGCTGACCTTCTTCACGGTCGGCCCGAAGGAAGCGCGCGCCTGGACAGTCGAGGCCGGGTCGAAGGCACCGCAGGCGGCGGGCGCGATCCACTCCGATTTCGAGCGCGGCTTCATTCGCGCCGAGACGATCGCCTTCGACGATTACGTCGCGTTCAACGGCGAAGCCGGCGCGCGCGAGGCGGGCAAGCTGCGGCAGGAAGGCAAGGAATATGTCGTCCACGACGGCGACGTGCTGCTGTTCCGCTTCAACGTCTGATATTTGGCCGTCGCCCCGGACGTGATCCGGGGCGCTGCTTCATCCGAGCGGTCGCCGGTTGAAGCAGCTTCCCGTTCGCACGCCCTTCGACAAGCTCAGGGCGAACGTCAGGGCGAACGGTAGAGTATAGCGCTGGGTGACTCCGCAAGGTCGCCCATGCACCGCGCGGCCGGCTCTTCCAAACCGTTCGTGCTGAGCTTGTCGAAGCACATGCCCCATCCCCTGCCGTTCGACATGGGGAGGCGTTGCCAAAAGTCGTTTAGCTCAACGTCCGCCTTCCACCACCGGCCGGTCGAGCGTGCCACCATAAGGCGCACGCACCGCCGCTCCCTCATGCGGACGAGCCTTCAACCAGGCCGGCGTAGCCCCCGGCGCCGGCGTGATCTGCATTACCGGCGTCCGCGGCGCGGGTGCGGTTGCGGTCGGAACCGGCGCGGGTGGGGGCGCCTTCTCCTCGTCGCTTTTGCCGCAAGCCGCGACCGAGAGGCACAACAGGGGCAGCAAGACGCGGATCATGCGATCAGAAAGCGCGAACCGGCACAGGCGTTCCGCAACGCTGCGACAGGTCTTTGTTCTGCAAGATCGCGCGCGTAAGGGCCGGGCATGTTGTCCCGCGTTCCCCTGCTCGCCGCGCTGGCCGCCGTGTCCGCCTGCGCCTATCGCTACGATCCCCCCGCGCTGCCGCCGGTCGCCCGCCCCGCTCCGCCGACGAGCTATGCCGCCGCCGCGCCAACCGGTCTCGCTGCCAGCGAGCGGCGCGCGCCGGTAACGAACCTCGTTTCGATCGACGGCTTCCGCCCAGACTATCTCGAACGCGGCGTCACCCCCAACCTGTCGCGGCTCGCCGCCACAGGCGTCAGCGCGGCGATGCGCCCGTCGTTTCCGTCCAAGACCTTTCCCAACCATTGGACGCTCGTCACCGGGCTGGTCCCCGATCGTCACGGCATCACCGCCAACAGCATGGAAGATCCGCAGCGCCCCGGCGAGACCTTCACGATGGCGACCGACGATCCGTTCTGGTGGAACGCCGCCGAGCCGATCTGGGTGACCGCCGAGCGCGCGGGGGTGCGTTCCGCGACGATGTTCTGGCCGGGCTCGAACGTCGCATGGGGCGGGACGATGGCCAAGGATTGGCCGCACGAGACGACCGGCGGCATGCGCCCGCACGACTGGCAGCAATATGGCGAATCGGTCGACAATCGTCAGCGCGTCGATGCGCTGATCGACTGGCTACGCCGGCCCGCGGCGATGCGCCCGCACTTCCTGACGCTCTATTTCGATGCGGTCGACACGGCCGGGCATCAGTTCGGCCCCGCCGACCCGCGCACGATGCAGGCGGTCGCGCAGGTCGATACCGCCATCGGTCAATTGATGAGCGACCTCGCCGCGCTGGGACAGCCGGCGAACCTCGTCATCGTCGCCGATCATGGCATGGCCGCGACCGATACGCGCCGCACGATCGCGCTCGACACGATCGTCCCCGCCACCGACGCGCGTGTCGTGGAGAGCGGCCCCTATGCGACGCTCGCGCCGCTGCCGGGGCGCGACGCCGCGGTCGCCGCCGCGCTGTTGCGCCCGCATCCGCACATGCAATGCTGGCGCAAGGAGCAGATCCCGGCGCGCTTCCACTATGGCCGCAACCCGCGCATCCCGGCGTTCCTGTGCCTCGGCGAGGACGGCCCGGGCGGCGGGTGGTCGATCGCGAAGACTGCGCCGACCCGGCAGGAATCGACCGGCAGCCATGGCTTCGACAATGACGCCGCCGACATGCGCGCGCTGTTCATCGCCAACGGTCCGGCATTCCGCGCCGGCAAGCATCTGGCGACGTTCGACAATGTCGACGTCGCCCCATTGCTGCGCGATCTGCTCGGCCTGCCCGCCGGTCAGGGGCTCGACGGCGACGATCGTCCGTTCCGCGGCGTGCTGATCGCTGGACCGCAGCGTTCCGCCCTGCCAAACGGGGCGCGATGAACGCAACGATCCTCCACAATCCGCGCTGCTCGAAGTCGCGCGCGGCGCTGGCGCTCCTAACCGAGGCCGGCGCCGAAGTGACGGTCGTCGAGTATCTGAAAACGCCCCCGTCGCGCGACGAACTCGCGCTGTTGTGCGCCCGCGCCGGGATCACGCCCCGCGCTGCGCTACGGGCCGATGCCTCGGCGACGACCGACGACGACCCGCTCGACCTGATGGCACGCGATCCCGCCACGATCGAGCGGCCGTTCGTGGAGACCGACAAGGGCGCGCTGATCGCCCGCCCGCCCGAACGCGTGCGCGACCTGCTGTGAAGCTGCCCGTCGATACCCGCTGGCGCGTCGCCCGCGCGACGCGCGCCGCCGCCGTCGTCGATGCCGACAATTACTTCCGCGCCGCGCGGCAGGCGATGCTCAACGCGAAGCATCAGATCCTGCTGGTCGGCTGGGACTTCGACGCGCGCATCCGGCTCGCCTGGGACGACGACCATCCCGAGGCGCCCGCGGATGTCGGCGCGTTCATCACCTGGCTGGTGAAGCGCACGCCCGGATTGCAGGTCCACATCCTGCGCTGGGACACCGGCGCG includes:
- a CDS encoding phosphorylase family protein → MNTQWTIGIIGGSGLYAIDGLEEAEWRTVETPWGTPSDQILFGRIGDVAIRFLPRHGRGHVHLPGDIPARANIDALKRAGCTDLLAISSVGSLREELPPGTFSIVDQFVDRTVQRPASFFGGGLVAHVSLADPTCERLSAFAAAAITAAGGRVAERSTYLAMEGPQFSTRAESRLYRDWGCDVIGMTAMPEARLAREAELPYALVGMVTDYDCWRDDRAAVDVAEIVAQMAANGRIARAAVAHLLRHLPPERTPSPIDTALDGPIMTAPAHRDAGMIARNEAILARVLGLNLTAG
- a CDS encoding ferredoxin → MAKLIVETRNGEERELEGQAGFSVMEVIRDGGIDEVLALCGGCCSCATCHIHVDPAFADKLPPMSEDENDLLDASLDRDATSRLSCQIEFGPALDGLRVRIAAED
- the ychF gene encoding redox-regulated ATPase YchF codes for the protein MGFRCGIVGLPNVGKSTLFNALTETAAAQAANYPFCTIEPNVGNVGVPDPRLSKLAAIAGSAKIIETQLGFVDIAGLVRGASKGEGLGNQFLGNIREVDAIVHVLRCFENDDIQHVDNRVDPIADAETVETELMLSDLESLEKRVPNLAKKGQQGDKEAKLGALVLGRALDLLRDGKPARLTEANDPDEQRVLDQAQLLTAKPVLYVCNVNEEDAANGNALSQKVFDKAAAEGAQAVVVSAAIEAEIATMPHEDRGEFLAELGLEETGLTRVIRAGYELLHLLTFFTVGPKEARAWTVEAGSKAPQAAGAIHSDFERGFIRAETIAFDDYVAFNGEAGAREAGKLRQEGKEYVVHDGDVLLFRFNV
- the rlmB gene encoding 23S rRNA (guanosine(2251)-2'-O)-methyltransferase RlmB, whose protein sequence is MARRGHRPSQPQGNRPRLWGRHAVTAALANPERVVRKIWGTREALASLNLPPVLPVVFADVADLGRLVPGDAPHQGMVAEVDPLEDVWLGDLLEQGTTDDPERPRPLVVLDQVTDPHNVGAILRSAAAFDALGIVTQDRHAPPESGALARAASGALETVPWVRVVNLARALEEMAEAGCWRIGLTGHATQTLQQSVADIGASRRIAIVLGAEGEGMRQNTETHCDELAKLPISGKVESLNVSNAAAIALYAVTAR
- a CDS encoding arsenate reductase family protein: MNATILHNPRCSKSRAALALLTEAGAEVTVVEYLKTPPSRDELALLCARAGITPRAALRADASATTDDDPLDLMARDPATIERPFVETDKGALIARPPERVRDLL
- a CDS encoding GGDEF domain-containing protein; the protein is MRTPFDRARGAINFLELHQLDPSPSHYELALAVISAPGSKLSEAVAEYTDGGLRLSAATVQSLVEDFLSPPREQTLDRRERTVMRQAQELGTLTSDAHHLTEALGRDVGAFVDAANSDPVTTLPAAATDFVDRLSDAERELAALRSEVVRLRDNIVPGLPPADADRDDLTQALNRSGAREVMARADAGGEAHVVVAFSVDALDTINDRYGRAVGDNVLNAFSATLHQTFPDEELIRWSGNEFVFITRGLPVSGARLLTERALSAFAARRLRLRGTGEPIGSVTASAGIATGAAGGQESSLIAARANAALAASHGGNQIEG
- a CDS encoding DUF2147 domain-containing protein, whose product is MRIMLPAALALLAAAVPATAFAATPIAGRYVTEDGAGVITVGPCGSVTCGKLTTILKKRPGAPDTDVNNSDASLRTRPVLGMPILSEFKDAGKDWRGKIYDPRNGKTYKSIVAKNADGTLAVKGCIAFFCQTQTWRPAK
- a CDS encoding DNA-3-methyladenine glycosylase family protein, whose protein sequence is MGLSAADLNAGLDALAAREPAFAAALERVGYPAPRIRARGYATLLRTIVGQQVSVKAADAVWRKLEVLGDPTDPAIVAALDDDSLRACGFSRQKTGYARSLADEVLSGRLDLDDLPADDEEAIAQLVRVKGIGRWSAEVYLLFAEGRPDIWPAGDLAVQIETGRILGHPERPSEKLTRDLAEPWRPYRGAAAIFTWHHYGAGADAAPV
- a CDS encoding Nramp family divalent metal transporter — encoded protein: MTLTTRSLGDSFASVPVPKGAGFWRKLLAFVGPGWLVAVGYMDPGNWATDIAGGSAFGYTLLSVVLLSNLMAIVLQSLSARLGVGAGLDLAQACRQHSTRPVAWLLWALAEIAIVACDLAEVLGTAIALKLLFGMPLLYGVLVTVLDVFLILALQRYGFRRLEAFIAALLIIIAACFAFELFWARPDWSAAAIGLVPSAEIVRNPAMLYIAIGILGATVMPHNLYLHSSIVQTRAYGSDEGDRHEALKMATIDSTVALGLAFFINAAILMLAAAAFHSAGRFEVAEIEDAHRLLAPMLGVGAASVLFAVALLASGQNSTVTGTLAGQIVMEGFLDIRLAPWLRRLITRAIAIVPAVVVVASAGDRGATDLLVLSQVVLSLQLPFAVIPLVLYTSNRRLMGSFAAPRWLAALAWAIAAVIVVLNGYLLWGMAVG
- a CDS encoding alkaline phosphatase family protein, giving the protein MLSRVPLLAALAAVSACAYRYDPPALPPVARPAPPTSYAAAAPTGLAASERRAPVTNLVSIDGFRPDYLERGVTPNLSRLAATGVSAAMRPSFPSKTFPNHWTLVTGLVPDRHGITANSMEDPQRPGETFTMATDDPFWWNAAEPIWVTAERAGVRSATMFWPGSNVAWGGTMAKDWPHETTGGMRPHDWQQYGESVDNRQRVDALIDWLRRPAAMRPHFLTLYFDAVDTAGHQFGPADPRTMQAVAQVDTAIGQLMSDLAALGQPANLVIVADHGMAATDTRRTIALDTIVPATDARVVESGPYATLAPLPGRDAAVAAALLRPHPHMQCWRKEQIPARFHYGRNPRIPAFLCLGEDGPGGGWSIAKTAPTRQESTGSHGFDNDAADMRALFIANGPAFRAGKHLATFDNVDVAPLLRDLLGLPAGQGLDGDDRPFRGVLIAGPQRSALPNGAR